ACCGTTAACATGTCAAACACTCCCCTAACCAATATATATGATGTAAAAAAATTCTGAAAAATACTCTATATGTAAAGTGTATGTACCTCCCGATTAAAAGACAAGTCTTTAAGATGTCTTTAATTCACGGGATTTTTTAAGGGTTTTGATAGGTGATATTGGTGCACAAGAGATGTATATCAAGCGCTCAAAGTCTAGTTTGCTTTTCGCGCCTCTGTAAGCATCGAACCGCTGTTGCTCTCTGTGTTTCCTGTAACTTAATGCGGATTCAGGGAAGTTCTGGGCTGTAGGAGGTTCGATTAAACCCGCTGCATCATGCAGCAACATCGAACTGACCTATGTCCTGTGGGCAGCAGATTCTACGTCGCTAACCGGGCGCTTGCGCTTTTGTTGTGTCCAGCTCCAGCGCCTAGCGCCTAGCAAACTTCCTGCACCTCCGTACGATAAGTTAACATCGAATCACTTCGTTCTTCGTGTTTCCTTTATCTCCTACGGAGCCGTCCAGTTTGTACGTCGCTAACCAGGCGCTTGCGCTTTTGTTTGTGTCTAGCTCCAGCGCCTACCCCCTCGGGGTCTTAAGTAAAGCCTCTATGTGGCAAAAATCGCCACGACGAGGCTTTGCTTAAGCCTGTCGGGGGTGAACAAGGCGCTTGCGCTTTTGTTTGTGTCTAACTCCAGCGCCCAGCGCCTAGCAAACTTCCTGCACCTCTGTACGATAAGTTAACATCGAATCACTTCGTTCTTCGTGTTTCCTTTATCTCCTACGGAGCCGTCCAGTTTGTACGTCGCTAACCAGGCGCTTGCGCTTTTCTTGTGTCTTTAATGTGAGTAAAATTGCTCGTCTCGTACTTCGTGATTGAAATTGGTAATTCGCTTACATAAGATTTATTTATAAAGGAGGGGTGGCGGTATGAAAAAAATTGCGGTTATCGGAGCGGGAGCGATGGCGGAGGTGGGGCATTTTCCTCACTATCAATCTCACCCTGACACAGTGGTGTCATGTATCGTTGATCAGCGGGAAGATCGAGCGAGGTGGATGGCTGAGCGGTTTCAGGTGCCATCCTTTTATACAGATGTGGAGACCATGCTTGCTAACGAGGAGATTGACGGTGCGAGCATATGCACACCGAATAGCACGCACTTGCCAATTGCTCAGAAATTACTAGAAAACGGGATACATATCCTAATGGAAAAACCGATTGGCACGAATGTAGAGGAAGCAAGAAAAGTGGTCGAGTTTGCTCGTCACAAAAAACTCGTTTGCATGGTTGGGATGACGCAGCGGTTTCGTACAGAGGCAATGATACTGAAGCGGCTCATTGAACATGGTCGTCTTGGCACTATTTATCATGTCCGGGCCCAATATTTGCGTCGCCGTGGAACTCCTCAAGGTTGGTTTACGAATGAAGCGCTGGCAGGAGGGGGTACGATGATGGACATTGGAGTCCATGCCCTTGACCTTGCCTGGTGGCTGATTGGGGCCCCGACTGTAAAAAGTGTGACGGGTACCTTGAAGGATGGGATTGGTAATTATCATACGCTTTTTTTAAAAGGAGGCTGGAATTCTGCGGTCGCAGGGTCAGCCAAACCCATGTCAGTCGAGGACTTTGGCAGTGGTTATTTTCGCTTTGAGGGCGGTGTCACCTTAAACGTGGAAGCAAGCTGGGCAATCAATGGGCAGGAAACGGACGGCTTGTGCATAGACATATATGGTAAGGAGGGTGGCGCATCGCTACAGCCATTATGTATTTATCATGAACTGGATGGTATTTATGTAGAATCGACGCCTGTTTTCTCCAAGAATGATGTGTTGCAAGAGGAAATCTATCATTTTATTGAGTGTATGCTTCACGGAAAAGAACCGGTTAGTAGTGGTCAAGAAGGTGTAGAAGTTCTGAGGATGTTAGATGGATTAGCTCATTCTAGTCAGCGTGGTACAGAATATACATTTTAACAGGAGGGTCAGGATGAATGTTGGTGTAATTGGTACAGGAAGCATTTCAGAGCTTCATCTCAAAGGGTATGATCGACTGAAGGAAGTGCGAATTCTAGCAGTTTGCGATACGAATATGGAGCGGGCCAGAGAGAAGGCCTCCCAATTTGGGGCGGAGTATGTGTTTGAGGATTACAACCAACTTTTGGCGTTAGAGATGGTGGATGCCGTGAGCATTTGTACGTGGAATAACACTCATGCAGAGATAGCTATTGCGGCATTAAAAGCAGGGAAGGATGTGTTGGTGGAAAAACCTTTGTGTATGAGCATTGCGGAGGCGCGGGCTGTTGAAGCAGCTGTTCATGAGTCAGGTCAGATGCTCCAGGTGGGGTTCGTTAGAAGGCATGGAACGAATGCAAAGGTGTTAAAAACGTTTATCGATAATGGTGAACTTGGGGAAATTTATTATGCAAAAGCTACCTGTACGAGACGTATTGGCAATCCTGGTGGGTGGTTTGCGGATAAGGAACGTTCGGGTGGAGGCCCGCTGATTGATCTCGGTGTTCATATGATCGATCTATGCTGGTACTTAATGGGAAAGCCGAAGCTCACATCTGTCGTCGGTCACACGTACCACAAGCTAGGCAACCGCGCCAACATTGACCATCTTTCGTTTTATCAAGCAGCCGATTATGACCCAGACGTGAATACAGTGGAAGATATGGCAAATGCACTTCTTCATTTTCAAAATGGTGCTTCGATGATGGTCGATGTCAGTTTTAGTCTTCATAAAAAAGAAAATGAAGTGGCTGCTTGCTTGTATGGAGATAAGGGAGGCGCAGAGATCGAACCTAAGCTTGGGATGTTTACGGAAAAATATAATACCATGTTGAATACTACTCCTCAAATCGATAGCCTGACTTTTGATTTTGAAAATGGATTTAATAGTGAAATAGAACACTTCATCAAAAGTTGTAAACGGGAAGAAGAGCCCATCAGCCCGATTGAGGATGGGGTGGAGATGATGAAGATGCTGACAGGTATTTATGAATCAGCTTGCTTAGAGCAGGAAGTACGGTTTGATTGAGAAGTAGTGTTGGCGTAAGGTTATTCGCGAAAAACCCGGGGATTGAGATTTATCCATATGAAGTCACAAGAACGCTCGCATTATATTCGCGAAACCGCAAGACGGATCGTGTGCACAATCAAATTAAAGGGGGACACCAATATGAAAACCAGCGTGAGTATGTATAGTCTTGATCAATACGTTCAGGAGCATCACTGGGATGTATTTGATTTTATTCAATTTGCAAAACAGATCGGCTGTGATGGCGTCGAGCTATTGGATATGTATTGGTGTGAAGCAGCGGATATGTCGAGGGTGGTTGCTTGTTTAGAGCGAGAGAATATGCCTGTGGCAGCATACGATACATCAAATGATTTCGTACAACTGACTTCTCAAGAGCGGAAGCAGCAAGTCGCGAAAGTGAAGCGGGATATTGATATCGCCGCTCATTTGGATACACAGGTTGTTCGCATTTTTTGCGGGGATAAAAAGAAATGTATTCATTATAGCCAAGGTCTACAATGGATAAATGAGTGTATGCAGGAGTGCGTCGACTATGCCGAGAAGAGAGGTATACATCTGGCTATAGAGAATCATGGTTTTTTTGCAGGAAGAAGTCATCAGGTGCAGGAAATGATTGTAAATATAAATTCCCCATTCCTAGGAAGTACGTTTGATACGGGCAATTTTTTATTAGTGGAGGAGTCTCCCATTCAAGCACTTGAAGTGTTGAAACATAACGTAAAACATGTTCATTTCAAGGACTTTCTGCGAGTACCACATGACTTTACAGGGAGAACCATTCAAGGGGTGTCAGGAACAAAGTGGGTAGGGGCTGTAGCTGGTCAAGGTGAAGTGGATTTGCAACGGATTATTCACGTATTAAAGCAGGTAGGGTACACAGGCTGGTATTCTATTGAATATGAAGGCTTGGATGACTCTAAAGAATCTGTGAAAAAATCGATAGCGAAGTTGACGGCACTTGTATAACTGGAACGCTAGAAATCGTATGAAATCCTCTGCATGGGGCACGCTAGTCCACAGAAATCATTGGAGGGATAAGCATGAACGTGTTGGAGATTGATGATCAGGAGGAAGTTACCGCAACGCAACTGCAAGATGCTGCCAGAGACGAGATGGCGATACAATGTACGTTACAAAAAGCTGTGATGATTGTACGAGAACATCTATCGGTGCGAGAGACAAACGTTACGTTTCTATTGACTGACAGCTGGACAGCTAGACCAGAATGCCATCACGTTACCGAACTCCTCATCACGGAAAAGATAGGGGAAGCCAGAATGGGGAGAATCATGGAACGGATCCATCCTGTAGCGCATAAAACCGGAGCACACTCAGATGTTTTTTATGCATACATGCGACAGCTATCCTTTTCCATGAGCTGTTTTGGTCATATCAAACGTATTCATGGGATGCGAACGGAGCGTGAAGTGGAGGGCTACGACCACATGTTATCGACAATTCGGTTTGAAAATGGAGCGATGGCACAAGTGGAAATCAGTAGTACGAAAGGGCTCAAGCCAATCTATGAAATCGATATTTCTGGAACACAGGGCAATGTCCATTACCGGAATGAACCTACTGCCTCATTTCAAATTGAAATGGAAGATGATACGTCAACTCAAGTAGATCCTAAGGAAGTTAGTACGGAAACAGCTGATTTGCAGCGTATTACCTTCATGGAGCTTTTCCAGTTGATGAAACTTACAGAGCAAGCGTTTCAATCGGCGACAACCGGGCTTTCCCAGGAGGTGTAAGCGGTGAAAGTAGGGATGCTTAGTTTTGCCCACATGCATGCGTTTAGCTATGCGAAGAGTATCGTGAAAAGGCACGACGTCGAACTGATTGGTATTTTTGATGACGATGCGGAACGTGGAAGAGAAGTTAGCGACCAATTTGGTGTCCGCTATTATGATTCGTTGGACGCCTTCCTTTCGACTGACGTGGAAGCAGTCATTGTCTGTAGTGAAAACATCAAGCATAAACCATTTGTGATAGAGGCTGCACGGGCAGGGAAGCATGTATTATGTGAAAAGCCACTTGCCACCACGAAAAAGGATGCACTGGAGATGATTAATGTGTGCAGGGAGGAAGGCGTCCAGCTACAGACTGCTTTCCCTGTACGCTATAACGAGTCGATGGTAAAAGCAAAACAAGCAGTCGAGCGCGGAGAGGTTGGCGATATTTTATCAATGCGAGGTACCAATCGCGGAAAAAATCCCGGCGGCTGGTTTGTGGAAGAAGAACAATCTGGCGGTGGGGCGGTACTCGATCACACCGTGCATATCATTGATATGATGAGATGGCTGCTCGAAGATGAGATAGAGGAAGTGTACGCGGAAGTAGATACCTTTTTTGCAGAGAAAGCGATTGATGACGCTGGGTTAATGACACTTAAATTCAAAAACGGCGTGCTCGCCTCCCACGATCCAAGCTGGTCACGAAGCGCTACCTTTCCTACTTGGGGCGATGCTACAATCGAAGTAATCGGAACAAAAGGAAGAATCTATGCCGATGCATTCGCTGATTATCTTCATGTGTATTCCAATGAAACGGGCTATTCGCAACCTTTTGTAGGACCCGATATGGATGATAGATTAGTAGAAGATTTCATACGAGCAGTAAAAGAAGATAAAACCGTAACGATTACAGGCGAAGACGGCATGCACGCCATGAACGTCGCCCTCGCCGCCTACCGTTCAGCGAAGCTCCATCAGGCAGTGAAAGTGGAGGAAATAGGTGGGTAGGGAAGCTGAGCGTATCGGGGGGCGATACGCTCTTATCGGGTGGTAGACCCATGCATGTCAGGGAGAGACCTGCGCATATCGGTGGGCGATACGCTCTTATCGGGTGGTAGACCCACGCATGTCAGGGAGAGACCTGCGCATATCGGTGGGCGATACGCTCTTATCGGGTGGTAGACCCACGCATGTCAGGGAGAGACCTGCGCATATCGGGGTGCGATCCGCGCATATCAGGGTGGGACCAACGCATATCGGAGGGCAACACACCCATTTCAGAAGCGAGCTAACCTCCTTATCAAGTTATCGAACTAAAAAACGAAGTTTTCTACATACCACGAGAAGGGGGAGAGGGGGTGGCTAGTTATGAAAAGACATTGAAGTATGATGGAGTGCACCTCATTGTTGGTATTTTAATTTTTGCCATATTCCAGGGATTTTTCAGGCCTGTTTTATTACTTTATATTTTGTTTGCGCTTCGGTTTTTGGAGAAGTGGTCTATTTGGAGAGTGATAAAAGGAGTTGCTATAGTAGCATTCATAATGTAAGAGTCTGAAGGGATTAGATGGTTTGGGGATGTTTTCTTGTCTTGATTTGCCTAATGGATACGAAGGCTTTCATTTATAGGTTCAGCCTTCGAGTCTTTCTTGTACAATCAGTCCAATAGTTATCAGTGTGAAAAGCAGAATGGAAGCACTAATAGAGAAATACCATTCTATTTTTTTTGATGATCTTTAACACGACGAATACCTGATAAAGCTATTATAGAAGATAACAAGATCCCCATTAATTCCGTATTGTTAGCAGCAAATTCATCGTCATTAAAAACATAAATAGATACACCAAACGTAGCAATTACCAAAAATACCATGACTATTCACATGAAATCTCTCCTCGCTTTGGGTTGAAAGGTAGATAAGAAATAAGGCGAAAATCTATGTATTGTGCATATAGTAACACACGAATTAACCTTCCTGTATGTTTTCATTTAGAAATAAATGGGTATTGTCTTTACTAGAATAAACGAAGTATAGGTGATACGGGAGGCATACAGTCATGGAAGAACAACAAATGAAAGAAATCCTTGAAGAAGTCATCGAATCGAGCGAAGGAGAAGAGAATGCATCTGTGCAAACCGTTGTGGATACATTAATTGATCGGTTACAAACAAAAGAAGTATAATGCCGGATGCTTGAAACTAGCATCCTCTACATATAAGTAAAGTGCCTGTTTCTCTATGTTTTACACTAACGTAGAGAAACAGGCGCTTTTTTTGTGTGTTGACAGAAGATGCCAAACCCGATATTATATAAATTGTTCAATTCATTTAAGACAAATTAAACGAATTGAATAATTTATACAAAGTTGATGGAGGTGTTGCTTTTATGTCAAAGGAACTCGAGTCCCTAGAAGAGGCAAGAGACATTATGATTAGTGCGATAGCCCAAACCATGGTTATTTACGGTGTTACACCTTCTGTAGGAAGAATATATGGTGTTTTATATTTTGCTAATGAACCTATGGCTTTGGATGATATTAAAGACGAAGTAGCGATGAGTAAGGCCAGTGTGAGTAATGGGATGAGGGACCTTCTTGAAACAGAAATGGTCATTAAAGTGTGGAAAAAAGGTGATCGAAGGGACCATTTTATTGCGGAGAAAGACTTTATGAGGAATTTTTTAAACTTCTTTGTAAAGATGCTTCGGCAAGAAAGAAGTCTATTTATGAAAGCAAATGAACAAGCAAAGCCTGTATTTAAAGAACTTGCTGAGAATTCTGAATCCCAAGAAGCTAAGGAAGTAGCGCAAAAGGACTTAGAAAATTTGAATAAATCATTGGAATATTTTGAATGGACCATGCGATTAGCTAATGCGATGGAATCTGGAGAGATTTTCAATTGTTTTCCAATAAATGAACAGGACAAAAAGGAGTAATGAGCTTTGGAGTGGAGTAAAACTGCAGTTGTGTTAATTGATTTACAAAAAGAAAGTCAGTTTGGAATTAATGGACTAGAAGAGGTCATCTCAAACACTAGTAATTTAGTTGCTGAAGCTAGGGAGCATAATCTACCTATTATTTATACGAGACAAATAAATCGAGCAGATCAAGTTGGTTTGTCTAATGGGGAGCCTTTAAAAGATAACCTTACCCCTTTCTATTATTCTACTGATACAGAGGATATAGAAATTTTTGATGAGATAAAGCCTGACACGAACGATATTATTATAGATAAACATCGATGGAGCGCATTTTATGAAACTAATTTAGATTTATATCTTCGCAGTATGAATATCGAAAATCTAATTATAGGTGGCTTGGTAACGGATGGTTGCCTAATGACTTCTGTGTTTGATGCTTATTTTCGTGACTACCAAGTTAATCTCGTGAAAGACATTTGTGGAACCTCAAATGAGGGAGCTCATATGTCTTCTATATTAATTATGGCCAACTGGGTATATGATATGAAAATCTACAATACTGATGAACTTATAAAACATTTAAATGGTAAGGAGCATACATTCTGGGAAGCTTCAGCACCAGATTCTATGCAGTTTACTCCCGAAAGTATGAGGGAGATATACTCTAAATTGGATGAGAGATAGATTGAATTTACATAAGGAGGAGCTTTTATGTCTACAAAGAAACTGCTTACTGGAGTATTATTGCTATTAGTATTACTACTAACAGCATGTAATTCAAGTGGAGAAGATGCTCAATCATCAACATCTTCTGATAAAAAAGAAGATTCTAAGGATGAAACAATTGTATTTGGGGAAACGACTTGGACAAGCACACTTCTACCAACTCAGATTTCTAAACAAATACTAGAAAAAGCAGGTTATAAAGTAGAAACGAAGCAAATTAGTCAGCCATTGATTTTCAAGGGACTCCAGAATAAAGAAATCGACTTCTTTATGGATGCTTGGCTCCCACATACAGAAGCGGAACTTTGGTCAAAGTATAAAGATGACTTACAAAAGGTTGCAACTAGCTATGAAGACGTCCCATTAGGTTGGGTTGTTCCGGAATATGTTGAGGAGAGCACTATTAAAGATTTAAAGGGGAAGGCATCTAAATTCGACGAACGTGTTGTTACCATTGCAGCTGGAGCGGGA
This DNA window, taken from Pontibacillus yanchengensis, encodes the following:
- a CDS encoding Gfo/Idh/MocA family protein, translating into MKKIAVIGAGAMAEVGHFPHYQSHPDTVVSCIVDQREDRARWMAERFQVPSFYTDVETMLANEEIDGASICTPNSTHLPIAQKLLENGIHILMEKPIGTNVEEARKVVEFARHKKLVCMVGMTQRFRTEAMILKRLIEHGRLGTIYHVRAQYLRRRGTPQGWFTNEALAGGGTMMDIGVHALDLAWWLIGAPTVKSVTGTLKDGIGNYHTLFLKGGWNSAVAGSAKPMSVEDFGSGYFRFEGGVTLNVEASWAINGQETDGLCIDIYGKEGGASLQPLCIYHELDGIYVESTPVFSKNDVLQEEIYHFIECMLHGKEPVSSGQEGVEVLRMLDGLAHSSQRGTEYTF
- a CDS encoding Gfo/Idh/MocA family protein, yielding MNVGVIGTGSISELHLKGYDRLKEVRILAVCDTNMERAREKASQFGAEYVFEDYNQLLALEMVDAVSICTWNNTHAEIAIAALKAGKDVLVEKPLCMSIAEARAVEAAVHESGQMLQVGFVRRHGTNAKVLKTFIDNGELGEIYYAKATCTRRIGNPGGWFADKERSGGGPLIDLGVHMIDLCWYLMGKPKLTSVVGHTYHKLGNRANIDHLSFYQAADYDPDVNTVEDMANALLHFQNGASMMVDVSFSLHKKENEVAACLYGDKGGAEIEPKLGMFTEKYNTMLNTTPQIDSLTFDFENGFNSEIEHFIKSCKREEEPISPIEDGVEMMKMLTGIYESACLEQEVRFD
- a CDS encoding sugar phosphate isomerase/epimerase family protein produces the protein MKTSVSMYSLDQYVQEHHWDVFDFIQFAKQIGCDGVELLDMYWCEAADMSRVVACLERENMPVAAYDTSNDFVQLTSQERKQQVAKVKRDIDIAAHLDTQVVRIFCGDKKKCIHYSQGLQWINECMQECVDYAEKRGIHLAIENHGFFAGRSHQVQEMIVNINSPFLGSTFDTGNFLLVEESPIQALEVLKHNVKHVHFKDFLRVPHDFTGRTIQGVSGTKWVGAVAGQGEVDLQRIIHVLKQVGYTGWYSIEYEGLDDSKESVKKSIAKLTALV
- a CDS encoding Gfo/Idh/MocA family protein; its protein translation is MKVGMLSFAHMHAFSYAKSIVKRHDVELIGIFDDDAERGREVSDQFGVRYYDSLDAFLSTDVEAVIVCSENIKHKPFVIEAARAGKHVLCEKPLATTKKDALEMINVCREEGVQLQTAFPVRYNESMVKAKQAVERGEVGDILSMRGTNRGKNPGGWFVEEEQSGGGAVLDHTVHIIDMMRWLLEDEIEEVYAEVDTFFAEKAIDDAGLMTLKFKNGVLASHDPSWSRSATFPTWGDATIEVIGTKGRIYADAFADYLHVYSNETGYSQPFVGPDMDDRLVEDFIRAVKEDKTVTITGEDGMHAMNVALAAYRSAKLHQAVKVEEIGG
- a CDS encoding GbsR/MarR family transcriptional regulator, producing the protein MSKELESLEEARDIMISAIAQTMVIYGVTPSVGRIYGVLYFANEPMALDDIKDEVAMSKASVSNGMRDLLETEMVIKVWKKGDRRDHFIAEKDFMRNFLNFFVKMLRQERSLFMKANEQAKPVFKELAENSESQEAKEVAQKDLENLNKSLEYFEWTMRLANAMESGEIFNCFPINEQDKKE
- a CDS encoding cysteine hydrolase family protein, with the protein product MEWSKTAVVLIDLQKESQFGINGLEEVISNTSNLVAEAREHNLPIIYTRQINRADQVGLSNGEPLKDNLTPFYYSTDTEDIEIFDEIKPDTNDIIIDKHRWSAFYETNLDLYLRSMNIENLIIGGLVTDGCLMTSVFDAYFRDYQVNLVKDICGTSNEGAHMSSILIMANWVYDMKIYNTDELIKHLNGKEHTFWEASAPDSMQFTPESMREIYSKLDER
- a CDS encoding glycine betaine ABC transporter substrate-binding protein, with protein sequence MSTKKLLTGVLLLLVLLLTACNSSGEDAQSSTSSDKKEDSKDETIVFGETTWTSTLLPTQISKQILEKAGYKVETKQISQPLIFKGLQNKEIDFFMDAWLPHTEAELWSKYKDDLQKVATSYEDVPLGWVVPEYVEESTIKDLKGKASKFDERVVTIAAGAGIVEISKQVINDYGLENYELIKSGEATMIATLDDAIEKEEPIIITGWRPHSMFAKYDLKFLEDSKENFKKDNVYVLSYKGLEKDHPKAYKILSEWGIKVSELEEMMLKYEEDGTSFEKLAEQWINNHQEKVNNMLESAEES